One genomic window of Diospyros lotus cultivar Yz01 chromosome 8, ASM1463336v1, whole genome shotgun sequence includes the following:
- the LOC127807536 gene encoding deSI-like protein At4g17486 produces the protein MKLGLKKGWKPKVPFRLRAKSATRFCLFPKVKPSSYGPGNTPVYLNVYDLTPMNGYVYWAGFGIFHSGVEVHGVEYAFGAHDYPSSGVFEVEPRQCPGFKFRRSIHIGTTSLDPVQVRELIERHSSNYNGDTYHLIAKNCNHFCKDICYKLTGKPIPKWVNRLAKIGSTFNCILPEALKISAVRHDPSYEACESEKRSLRSSVSCLSSISMRQRQLSTSSLFLQSPLKGCLPPWELRKSSNGPLLKER, from the exons ATGAAACTTGGATTGAAGAAAGGATGGAAACCAAAAGTGCCTTTTCGTTTGAGAGCCAAATCAGCCACCCGTTTTTGCTTATTTCCCAAAGTCAAACCATCTAGTTATGGTCCTGGAAATACACCAGTTTATCTAAATGTGTATGACTTGACACCTATGAATGGCTATGTCTATTGGGCTGGTTTTGGCATCTTTCATTCTGGAGTAGAAG TCCATGGAGTAGAATATGCTTTTGGAGCTCATGACTATCCATCCAGTGGTGTCTTTGAGGTTGAACCTCGACAATGCCCAGGCTTCAAGTTTAGGAGGTCAATACATATTGGAACTACATCCTTGGATCCAGTCCAGGTTAGGGAGTTAATTGAGCGCCACTCTTCAAACTATAATGGTGACACATATCACTTGATTGCCAAGAACTGCAACCATTTTTGCAAGGACATTTGTTACAAGCTGACAGGGAAACCAATTCCAAAATGGGTAAATCGCCTGGCAAAAATAG GTTCAACCTTCAACTGTATACTGCCGGAAGCACTTAAGATTTCTGCTGTAAGACACGATCCGAGTTACGAAGCTTGTGAAAGCGAAAAGAGAAGTCTGAGAAGTTCCGTCAGTTGCCTGTCGTCTATCTCAATGAGGCAAAGGCAGTTATCAACTTCATCGTTGTTCTTACAATCACCCTTGAAGGGCTGCTTACCTCCCTGGGAGCTGAGAAAATCGAGCAATGGCCCACTACTAAAGGAAAGGTAG